In Castanea sativa cultivar Marrone di Chiusa Pesio chromosome 6, ASM4071231v1, a single window of DNA contains:
- the LOC142640272 gene encoding uncharacterized protein LOC142640272: MELVMFLKNNIDVFAWDPYEAPGVDPSFICHHLNVNPAIVLRRQPPRRSSKEYAEAAKEEVFKLKRAGAIKEVFYLEWLVHTVVVNKKNGTWRVCVDFTDLNKACPKDSFPMPRIDQLVDAIVGHSQMSFLNAFQGTTYQRMITRMFESHLGKTIEVYVDDMVVKSKTVPMHVKDLDDTFQMLKSWHDFVQELPNWKVYVDGVANQRGSGIGLVLLSPEGLIFEKSLRLGFLATNNEAEYEALLVGMDMVQKMGEKLVHMFSDSQLVVGQVLGTLEARDPRMQEYLARVRHLQSRFESFTLAHISRSGNTHADSLATLSTSSAQGLPQVILVEDLLKPARTFINAINIHQVKLGPSWIDPIMSFLKSDILPENRSEADKVHRKASRFGLSENQKLYKRSFSRSYLLCVHPEVTESLLEELHKGICGSHTGGRNLVMDGSSEHMLPGN, from the exons atggaattggtcatGTTCTTGAAGAATAACATAGATGTATTTGcttgggatccttatgaggcccCTGGAGTtgatccaagcttcatttgtcatcatctgAATGTCAATCCTGCAATTGTTctgagaaggcagccacctcggcgttcatCTAAAGAGTATGCTGAGGCTGCCAAGGAAGAGGTGTTCAAGCttaaaagggctggggctattaaagaagtctTCTACCTAGAATGGTTGGTGCACACAGTTGTAGTAAATAAGAAGAACGggacgtggagagtatgtgtggacttcacagacctaaacAAGGCTTGTCCCAAAGACTCGTTTccaatgcctcgtatagatcaATTAGTGGATGCTATAGTTGGACATTCTCAGATGAGTTTTCTAAATGCTTTCCAAG ggactacctatcaaaggatgataaCTAGGATGTTTGAGTCACACCTcggaaagactattgaggtatatgtggatgatatggtagtgaaaagTAAGACGGTGCCCatgcacgtgaaagatttggatgataCCTTTCAAATGCTCAAGAG ttggcatgatttcgTGCAAGAACTTCCGaattggaaagtgtatgttgatggagTGGCGAACCAAAGAGGGTCTGGCATTGGACTAGTTCTTCTGTCTCCGGAAGGGCTTATATTTGAGAAGTCTCTAAGATTGGGATTCTTGGCCACTAACAATGAGGCAGAATATGAGGCTTTGTTGGTCGGGATGGATATGGTCCAAAAAATGGGGGAAAAGTTAGTccatatgttctcggattctcagttagtcgtAGGTCAAGTGCTGGGAACATTGGAAgctagagatccaagaatgcaagaatacctaGCCAGGGTTAGACACTTACAATCTAGATTTGAGTCCTTTACCCTAGCACATATatctaggagtggaaatacgCATGCGGATTCATTGGCCACGCTttcaacatcctcggctcaaggtttgccTCAAGTCATTCTCGTTGAAGACCTGTTGAAACCTGCTCGGACGTTTATAAATGCCATCAATATTCATCAGGTTAAGCTCGGACCAAGTTGGATTGACCCTATAATGTCTTTTCTTAAGAGCGATATTTTGCCCGAGAACAGATCTGAGGCAGATAAAGTTCATAGAAAGGCATCTCGATTCGGGTTGTCTGAGAACcagaagttgtataaacgctcatttTCTAGGtcatacttgttgtgtgtacaccctgaagtGACAGAGTCTCTATTGGAGGAATTGCAtaaagggatttgtggaagtcatacaggAGGGAG aaacttggttatggatggCTCCTCAGAGCACATGCTTCCTGGAAATTGA